In the Paenibacillus sp. FSL H7-0357 genome, one interval contains:
- the yaaA gene encoding peroxide stress protein YaaA → MRIIISPAKKMKPDTDVFTSRQMPQFINESEILLATLKKLNYEEAKSLWKCNDAITTLNAQRIENMDLTRNLVPALFAYEGIQYQYMAPGVLQTEELEYLQQHLRILSGFYGILRPFDGVVPYRLEMQAKLAGPGFSSIYGFWGRKLADQLLAESGCILNLASKEYSKCISPYLGRDVRMVTCVFGQHIGGKVIEKSTLVKMARGEMVRFMAERQIRCVEDIKGFTGFDFEFVDELSNESTYVFIQKVTKTGGNKVCTGTGN, encoded by the coding sequence ATGAGAATTATTATTTCGCCTGCCAAAAAGATGAAGCCGGACACGGATGTATTCACTAGCCGCCAGATGCCGCAATTTATAAACGAGTCGGAAATTCTACTGGCCACATTAAAAAAGCTGAACTATGAAGAAGCAAAATCCCTATGGAAATGCAATGATGCTATCACCACGCTGAATGCCCAGCGGATTGAGAATATGGATTTAACCCGCAATTTGGTACCTGCTCTCTTCGCCTACGAAGGGATTCAGTACCAATACATGGCACCGGGGGTGCTACAAACGGAGGAGCTGGAGTATCTTCAGCAGCATTTACGGATCTTGTCGGGGTTCTACGGGATACTCCGGCCGTTTGACGGGGTTGTTCCATACAGACTGGAAATGCAGGCCAAGCTGGCCGGACCGGGCTTCAGTTCGATTTATGGATTTTGGGGCAGAAAACTGGCCGATCAGCTTCTTGCGGAGAGCGGCTGCATTCTGAATTTAGCCTCTAAGGAATACAGCAAATGCATTTCCCCTTATCTGGGCAGAGATGTTCGAATGGTTACTTGTGTATTCGGGCAGCACATCGGTGGTAAGGTGATCGAAAAATCAACCCTGGTCAAGATGGCCCGAGGTGAAATGGTACGCTTCATGGCTGAGCGGCAAATCAGGTGCGTGGAGGATATCAAAGGGTTTACCGGGTTTGATTTCGAATTTGTGGATGAGTTGTCAAATGAGAGCACCTATGTGTTTATACAAAAAGTTACGAAAACTGGTGGTAATAAAGTCTGTACAGGAACAGGAAATTGA